The Canis aureus isolate CA01 chromosome 9, VMU_Caureus_v.1.0, whole genome shotgun sequence genome has a segment encoding these proteins:
- the LOC144320325 gene encoding uncharacterized protein LOC144320325, translated as MDQGSGARTLHRVDISSCPGKDMGLCDQRDWTSVVASPPVTEPLNCRAPGSSIAIVAYVSMPGAHLHLCNRVQQEDALGDTETQDTWDISLSSPDFSTKRYSGPVHLDVPHD; from the exons ATG GATCAGGGATCAGGAGCCAGGACTCTGCATCGGGTGGATATATCCTCTTGCCCAGGAAAAGACATGGGGTTATGTGACCAGAGAG ACTGGACCTCTGTAGTGGCGTCCCCACCAGTGACAGAGCCACTGAATTGCAGAGCTCCGGGGAGCAGCATCGCCATCGTAGCCTATGTCAGTATGCCCGGTGCACACCTCCATCTGTGCAATAGGGTACAACAAGAAGATGCCCTTGGAG ATACTGAAACACAAGACACTTGGGATATATCACTCTCTAGCCCAGATTTCTCTACTAAGCGGTACTCTGGACCTGTCCACTTAGATGTTCCACATGACTGA